One Lutra lutra chromosome 7, mLutLut1.2, whole genome shotgun sequence DNA window includes the following coding sequences:
- the LOC125104543 gene encoding basic proline-rich protein-like, which translates to MHAFSHSTVRRPVPSPIPAGRSHAHPGAVAAPQPGKYAPESRERFPGVLGAAGSAPWSPEPAGLLSRPPRAALPAPSATPRASAPGTTAHSLVYPWERTGTGRPAAASAPDGQLPSPRRRPGAPRGVPAPTRCPHLPGIAPSLPGRLAPRRAQPRLPASEGHSPRRLLPPLLLPPLGPRPSPPPPPPAPPSAPAPAPPAILFLPPPPPSPLLSVAQAPGLLQVPLAAILTPRGSRRGSARRGPGAPARRCGAGPSPRPPPPSPRLRSRGPAARARAGPGQSGEFAGPGSARSRVRAHYFFSTLGSASRDAREFEARCSILLPSGNCD; encoded by the exons ATGCACGCTTTTAGCCATTCAA CCGTCCGCAGGCCTGTTCCCTCCCCTATTCCTGCCGGCCGCTCTCACGCCCACCCCGGGGCGGTCGCAGCCCCGCAGCCGGGTAAATACGCGCCTGAGTCTCGGGAGCGGTTTCCCGGCGTCCTGGGAGCGGCGGGTTCCGCCCCTTGGAGCCCGGAGCCGGCCGGGCTGCTGTCGCGGCCACCTCGGGCCGCTCTCCCCGCCCCGAGCGCCACACCTCGCGCCTCTGCCCCCGGGACAACGGCGCACAGCCTAGTCTACCCCTGGGAGCGCACGGGCACCGGGCGGCCAGCCGCCGCCTCAGCCCCAGACGGACAACTGCCCTCTCCTCGCCGGCGGCCCGGCGCCCCCCGCGGCGTCCCAGCCCCAACCCGgtgcccccacctcccaggcaTAGCCCCTTCCTTGCCGGGACGCCTCGCGCCGCGCCGGGCACAGCCTCGGCTCCCAGCCTCCGAGGGACACTCACCCCGGAGGCTCCTCccgccgctgctgctgccgccgctggGACCGCGGCCGtcgcccccgccgccgccaccagCACCGCCGTCCGCACCGGCGCCAGCACCCCCGGCCATCCTCttcctgccgccgccgccgccctctCCGCTCCTGTCAGTGGCTCAGGCTCCCGGGCTGCTCCAGGTTCCCCTCGCCGCCATTTTGACTCctagagggagcaggaggggctcGGCTCGGCGCGGCCCTGGGGCGCCTGCGCGGCGCTGCGGAGCCGGCCCGAGCCCCCGTCCGCCCCCGCCGTCGCCGCGCCTACGGTCACGTGGGCCCgcggcgcgcgcgcgcgccgGGCCGGGCCAAAGTGGCGAGTTCGCGGGGCCCGGGAGCGCTCGTAGCCGAGTGCGCGCGCATTATTTCTTTTCCACGCTGGGGAGCGCTTCGCGGGACGCTCGGGAGTTTGAAGCTCGTTGCAGCATCCTACTTCCTTCGGGGAACTGTGACTAA